The sequence AACACTATCTCGCCGCCGGCCAGCAGGCCGGCCTGCCGCTCAACCCCGATTTCAACGGCGCGGCCCAGGAAGGCGTCGGCACCTACCAGATCTCGACCAAGAACGGCCGCCGCATGTCCGCCGCCCGCGCCTTCCTGCGCCCGGCGATGAAGCGCGGCAATGTCCGCGTCGAGACCAATGCGCTGGCCAGCCGCATCCTGTTCGAGGGCAAACGCGCCGTCGGCATCGAGTATCTGCAGAACGGCCAGACGAAGACGGCGCGTGCCGGCCGCGAAATCATCCTCTCAGCCGGCTCGATCAACTCGCCACAGCTGCTGCAATTGTCCGGCGTCGGCCCCTCGGCACTCTTGAAAGGACTGGGCATCCCCCTCGTCCACGCCAGCGAGAATGTCGGCGCCAATCTGCAGGACCATGTCGGCATCAACTACACCTTCAAGGGCAAGGTGCCGACGCTGAACCAGATCCTGCGTCCTTGGTGGGGCAAGCTGCTGGTCGGCATGCAGTACATCCTGACGCGCTCGGGTCCGCTGTCGCTGTCGATGAACCATGGCGGCGGTTTCTTTCGCACCGACCCGGCGTTCTCGCGCCCCAACATGCAGCTCTATTTCCAGGCCTTCTCGACCGTCATCCCGAAAAGCGGCGAGCGGCCGATCCTGACGCCGGATCCGTGGCCCGGCTTCTCCATCGGCCTGTCCAACTGCCGTCCGTCGAGCCGTGGCGAGATCATGATCCGCTCCAGCAATCCGCTGGACTATCCGAAAATCGTCGCCAACGCCTATTCCACCAATGCCGATGTCGAGGAGATGCTGGCGGCGGTGAAGTTCGTGCGCAAGATCGCCTCGATGCCGGCGATGGCGGAAATCATCAGGGAAGAAGTCCTGCCCGGCCCGTCGATCCAATCGAACGCTGACCTGATCACCGATTTCAGGAAACGTTCCGGCACCGTCTATCACCCGGTTTCGACCTGCCGCATGGGGCCTGATCCCACGCG is a genomic window of Mesorhizobium huakuii containing:
- a CDS encoding GMC family oxidoreductase — protein: MQTYDFIIVGSGSAGSVLADRLSASGRFSVLVLEAGGTDRRFYVQMPLGYGKTFFDPAVNWNYKTEADPGLDGNVDHWPRGKLLGGSSSINAMVWIRGAREDFDDWRAAGNPGWGYDDLLPAFKALEDNEAGADKWRGTGGPLHISETANAVHPLTKHYLAAGQQAGLPLNPDFNGAAQEGVGTYQISTKNGRRMSAARAFLRPAMKRGNVRVETNALASRILFEGKRAVGIEYLQNGQTKTARAGREIILSAGSINSPQLLQLSGVGPSALLKGLGIPLVHASENVGANLQDHVGINYTFKGKVPTLNQILRPWWGKLLVGMQYILTRSGPLSLSMNHGGGFFRTDPAFSRPNMQLYFQAFSTVIPKSGERPILTPDPWPGFSIGLSNCRPSSRGEIMIRSSNPLDYPKIVANAYSTNADVEEMLAAVKFVRKIASMPAMAEIIREEVLPGPSIQSNADLITDFRKRSGTVYHPVSTCRMGPDPTRAVVDPRLKVHGLEGLRVIDASIFPDNITGNTNAASIMTGWKGAELVLEDQK